The Elgaria multicarinata webbii isolate HBS135686 ecotype San Diego chromosome 1, rElgMul1.1.pri, whole genome shotgun sequence genome has a window encoding:
- the CIMAP2 gene encoding ciliary microtubule-associated protein 2, which produces MCAQVGGCNGNGSSANRTARNCAPFPVDGRKELQCSTPVPPAADRMSSRFDVSAIYPNVKKPSTLLQAPYSKIICSDLNRKLGPGTYRTDYGGFSSSAWEKRGSNSNWAKAEEAARLTQMPHFNFKDICHKEKVLKQKLGPGTYNYTDFLELQKRRPHSIRGICDTGEVRFKDRIRECYPGPGNYGNPYALLEEKEKRSLTALGIMDSKTTKIFAFPHTGSGLGPGTYDHKNGMDEVLNRLVSTRGPYETFTGDRSKPIICGHYATDKKPIELSSINVKSFLEEFKTREKKRHGVFSSFARNPGCPSERIFWATVGQCPREQYTAGPGSYDIKPITRTEYGNQPPFWIGAKRFDRKAYRLFFGNANPVGVGRYDTTKHEKYPKKLRYRSIYMNDAQRYLSNLERDKCLQARITPVNKGHWNNPPSA; this is translated from the exons ATGTGTGCTCAGGTGGGCGGGTGCAATGGCAATGGCAGCAGCGCCAACCGGACAGCCCGCAACTGTGCTCCCTTCCCTGTAGATGGTCGGAAAGAGCTCCAATGCAGCACCCCGGTGCCCCCTGCTGCAGACCGAATGTCGTCAAG ATTTGATGTGTCGGCAATTTATCCAAATGTCAAGAAGCCAAGTACCCTCCTGCAGGCTCCGTACTCCAAGATCATCTGTTCAGACTTG AACCGAAAATTAGGACCAGGCACCTACAGAACGGACTATGGAGGATTCAGTTCTTCAGCCTGGGAGAAAAGGGGTTCCAACTCTAACTGGGCAAAGGCAGAAGAAGCGGCGAGACTCACTCAAATGCCACATTTTAATTTCAAGGACATATGCCACAAAGAAAAGGTTCTG AAACAAAAACTGGGGCCTGGAACTTACAACTACACAGATTTCCTGGAACTGCAGAAAAGGCGTCCGCACAGCATTAGAGGCATATGTGACACCGGAGAAGTGAGATTCAAAGACCGCATCAGG GAATGTTACCCTGGCCCAGGAAACTATGGGAATCCTTATGCCCtcctggaagaaaaagaaaaacgctCATTGACTGCACTTGGAATCATGGACAGCAAAACGACAAAAATCTTCGCCTTTCCCCATACG GGAAGCGGTCTGGGTCCTGGGACCTACGATCACAAAAACGGCATGGATGAGGTGCTCAACCGATTGGTCAGCACAAGAGGCCCTTATGAAACCTTCACAGGAGACAGGTCCAAGCCTATCATTTGTGGGCATTACGCTACTGAT AAAAAACCCATTGAGCTGAGCAGCATCAATGTAAAGAGCTTCCTGGAAGAATTTAAAACAAGGGAGAAAAAGAGGCATGGCGTTTTCAGCTCCTTTGCGCGCAATCCTGGCTGCCCAAGTGAACGGATCTTCTGGGCCACCGTTGGCCAGTGTCCACGTGAACAA taCACAGCAGGGCCAGGGTCATATGACATAAAGCCTATCACGAGAACAGAATATGGAAACCAACCCCCATTCTGGATCGGTGCAAAAAGATTCGACAGGAAAGCATACCGTCTCTTTTTTGGAAATGCT AACCCAGTTGGAGTTGGCCGCTATGATACCACAAAGCATGAGAAATACCCAAAGAAGCTCAGATACCGTTCAATTTATATGAATGATGCACAACGTTACCTTAGTAATCTGGAAAGGGACAAGTGCTTACA GGCGCGAATCACTCCTGTTAATAAAGGCCACTGGAACAACCCACCATCTGCCTAA